The Myroides fluvii region CGATTGACTTGATCTTTAATTCCAATTGGTGTTTGCTCGTCCTCATCTAATTTAGGACTAACTTCTTCATAGATATGTACGTATTTATTGAATAATGCTTTAAAATTATCTAAATTATTGGCTAGTGCAATTGTTTTTGGAGCACTGAAAGAAACTAAATTGTTGGCGTAATTGGAGAGGTAATTTAAATACTCTTCTTTAGCCCATTGTTCAGCATAACTCAAATGTGAGAAAAGTTTGTTTGTATTCGCTTTACTCGTTTGTATATCCTTCTCTAAGGATTTTAGGTAATGCTTAATAAAGCTTTTCTTTTCAGTAGATAATAGAGGAGCAATGAAACTTAATTTTTTAGCAGAGAATTGATAAAAAAATGTTTCACCATCAGACATAACAAGCCCTATGCATACTTTTTCATTCAAAGCTACATTCAAATTAACGTAGAGTAAACTATAAATTGTTTTCATGGTTAATTGATTAAAAAGGTTTGTACATACATTCGAAATGTGATTTCACATTTACTTTTCCATTCTTTAGAGAATAGACGTTGTTTCAGTCGATCTGTAAATTGTTCCGTATTAATGCTCCAAGATTCAGGAATAAACTGGATAATAGTTTCTAATTCTTCTTCACATTTGTCAGTGCAAAGGTAGAAATTTTGAACCAAATCTTCTACAATTTGCTTGGTTTTATTCTTGGAGCGAAATAATAGCTTCGCTATTTCGGTGTTTATAATTGTTTCATCTTCAGTTATTTAATATAAGTCTCTTTCTAGAAAAGAGGAATTGAACAGGGTATCATGGTCAATAGTATAAAAGAAGTAAGATGCAGTATCAACAGCGTTTAATAATAGATTGTAATTGTTGTGATGGCGATCTTCATTAGCCATCCAGATATCGAATAACGCAATCCATAAGAAATCTGCTTTATCTTTAATTTTAGTTCTGAAAATAGGATCATAAAAAGACGGAAGTATTGCATTTGTAACGAGTTCAGCATTATTCAAAAAAAGAGAACCAAAGCAATCCTGTTTAAACCAGCTTAACTGTAAACCTCGATATTGATCTAAATCTATATGTTCTTCTAAGACAGTGATAAAACTTGTGTCAGGTGTTTTTATGTTCCAAGATTTAGCAAAAGCAGAACCAATATACTCTTTTAATAAGTTATTGGGAAAACGATGATACTTACAGACCCAATCTTGCATATCATCACAAGTAACAAGTAAGGGTTTCATACCTGTCCCATAAAATTGCTTGTGGATACCCTCTATTGTCTGAAGTCGCTTCATCTAAGTCTCTAATTGTGAATCATCTTATTCAAATATAATAAAAAAAGGTAGGAATAAATAGCTTAAAATAGGAGTCGCATTGTATTAGTTCTACAATAAAAAAAAAGCCCAATTGCATTTGCAATTGGGCTTAATCAATCATTTTCTTAAAAACTATTTTCTACTGTTTTTAACGGTATCGAATTTTTTTCCTTTGCCATATGATTTCTTAACTGCTTTAGCAGAAGAAGCTGCAGCTCTACTCGCGTTATTTACGAAAGCTAATGCGCCAGTATAAGAAGCGGTAATTTTGTTTTCTCTGTCGTCAATCGCATTTACTGTAATCGTGTATTGATCACCTGTTTTTTCAACTTTTACTGTTCCCGTACGCGTAGGAGCGAAGCCCGACGTTACTGACTCCCCATCTCTGTCGATAGTTTGCTCAAAGAACCAAGTCCCCCAGTCTAATCCTGGCTCTGAACCGCCACCTTTACCAGCATTTCCAGCATTTTCCTCTCCAATTGGGAATTCACCTACAGGAATATCTGTTGTTGCGTTAAGATCCGTATAAAGCGTTACACGCATCCATTCACCTGAACCTTCAACCCAGAAGTACTCACCTGGATGAGGAGTTAAGGTTTCGCTGTATAAATAAAGATTCCAACGGTTGTTTTGTTTTGCTGTAATTGGCGATTTACCTTTGTACTCCATAAAACCTTGGGTCAGTTTCTTTACTTCTTTATCAGCTCTTAAGGTTGAAATGGTGTATTGATCTCCTTGTTTTACTGTTCCTGCGTATTTTCCAAGATGTCTTGTTCCATTTTCTAACAAGATGTTGAAGCGAATCTCTTGTCCTTGTTTGTGCTCCATCACTTTGATTGAACCATCTAGGATGTATAGTTTTTTATCTATCCCTGCCACTTGATCTCTGTGTAGGAATGTAGCAAATGAATAATGGTATGCTCCGTTTTCAATCGCTTCTTTAGAACCTACTTTAAATGCACCTACTTCATATTTTGTAGAAGCTTTAAACGTTTTAGTAGGAATTTTTGCTTCCCATGCTTTTGGCGCCATTTGATCAAAGAATGACAATGAAATATGGTATCCCGTTCCTTTTTCTTCTAATTCACCATATTTATTTGCATCTCCTTGTGTAAAATACGACATGTATTCTGCTACATTGGGGTGGTCAAATACGTTGTCTCCCCAGTACCAACCGTTTTGAACTTCATACGTTACATCGTAGATTGGCTCGATATCGATTGCTTCTGAGTAATTGATGTCGTATTTTACTCCTTGTTCATCTTGTAGCGTTCCTTTGAAAGTATGGGTGCCATTTGCACTTACTACAGCAAGCTCTCCTTGAGTAATTTTAGCTACAACCGCTCCATTTTTTACTGTACTTCCAGTTGAAAGCGTGTATAGGTTTCCTGTATCAGAAACAATATACTTTTCTGATTTTAGCGTTGATTCTAATAAGTTCTCATCTTTTACAACATCTGAGATGAATTTTAAATTAAATTCTCCTTTGTTGGTTTTTAAAACAATAGCGAAATTTCCTTTCTCCTCTATTTTACCTAAATAAGTACCCGTCGATTGAGTAACAGTAATAGGATCTACAGGGTCTGTAGGATCTACAGGTTTTAAATAATTGTGGTCGTCACTACTACATGAGGTAACTGCTAAACTACTAAGCAAAACAAAGCTTACTACATACGATAGTCTTTTCATAATTTAAATGGAATTAGTTTGTGAATGCTCTAAAGCGCTCGATTTATTTTTGTTTGTTAGAAGAATTTTATAGGTAAATTTTATATGTTTTGGGTGTTTATATTTAATTTTCTTAAAACTCTTCTTGGCGCAATTTAGATTTTATTTCCAACAAAAAAATAGATTCTAAATAAATTAACATAACGAAAAGAAGGTTGTTCGCGTAATGTGAATATATAAGTTGTTATAATTCGCTAATTTGTTGTTATAAATGTTTTTTATTTGCTTTATATGGTTGTTTTGTGAAATGGAGATTGTGAATTTATTAGCGGAACAAGGA contains the following coding sequences:
- a CDS encoding HipA family kinase, giving the protein MKRLQTIEGIHKQFYGTGMKPLLVTCDDMQDWVCKYHRFPNNLLKEYIGSAFAKSWNIKTPDTSFITVLEEHIDLDQYRGLQLSWFKQDCFGSLFLNNAELVTNAILPSFYDPIFRTKIKDKADFLWIALFDIWMANEDRHHNNYNLLLNAVDTASYFFYTIDHDTLFNSSFLERDLY